Below is a genomic region from Anguilla anguilla isolate fAngAng1 chromosome 18, fAngAng1.pri, whole genome shotgun sequence.
ccaaattcattgataggtcagtctactgTGAAATGGTGTTATCAACCATCAAGTCAAAACAAGTTCTATATCAGGTTTTAAGATTGAATAACTGAATTCAATACGAAGCAGTCAAttagattaatgaattgaaataatacattctttattgaatgcaggctcattacttttaaattacaaaacagaagacattatacaaaacattaagcaattaattttgaaataccagaaaagaaagacagagatggataagccagaccttgccaaagtgttACCCATTTCCAGTTTAATcgccacaggatgaaaggaaaccagcaaGAAACACTTAACCACCacaataaaaagagaaaaactcttATTCTCCAAATCTAAACTAACCACAACACAACTTTTTCCTGTGACCATCTAAAATatcttacccagcatggcttgagaaTGTTTGCCCTGATGTCGAGTTAAGGTGTAGgaaggaagggaaggggggtcaaaCTCATTTAtgacagattgcattcaaacttaagaCAAATGTTAGGCATGCAGCCTTGCAGGGTCTCtgacccccgatatggtgtcctgtgtcttctggtttgtctcttctgacaaactctgcaggaggtgagacccatagatcaactgcctagattagggtatcagtggattttaaattgccccaatcacatttgctgtGATGCTTGTGGAAGGGAGGGCATGCcacattcttagaaacaatataatattgtatacaattcactgtttccctctctaaggccataatctaaaGACTAGATATCTGACAATGCATTTGTTGTGATTTAAGCTGTGCTTAATTTTCACCATGCAGCAATTCAGTATAGTAACAGATAATTTTCCTTGTTCTTCTTGCTTTCTTGGTGTACTAGAAATAAATTGATATCAGTCattttgacattaaaaaaaacaaactatgttacattacatttaattggcagatgcttttatccaaaggacatacaataagtgcatatcgaaggtcattggaacaactacaaaacacaggtccgttaaggtacaatactcattatgtaagtTATCTaaagccatgaacacattaagttcaGTTCATACAGTAAGCACAGGCTAGGTCAGGAAGTTATAGTAAGTCagactaggaggcatgacaacaagctaccatcaataaatcaatcaggcTTTATTTATAGAGCATACTTCATACAAATTTGAAACACAATGTGCTGAAGTTAATGTGCTAACACCAAGATAACGATACAAGGGCAatgtaagtgctggatggagattAACATGAAAATGCTACAGATTAACATGAAAATGCTACAGATTAACATGAAAATGCTACAGATTAACATGAAaatgctacaggaacaaattagaaGGATTCAAGTGATAATGGGCGATTCTAGATTGGGAgtggaatgtaaaaaaatacatttcagattaCACATCCTCTCCCGTTCCTTCACTCCCTGCCGTCCCAAGCCACCTTCACTAGAATTTggctttaaaaagatttaatcGGAGCTCACACTATGATAGGTGGCCCTGACAGCTTCCATCAGGGCAGTCTGCAGCTCTCTACCCTTTTCAATCTCTAGTCACCCTGCCCCCATCCACACCAGCTGCAATAAGTAACTTAGGACGTTTCAGGCTGAATGTTTGCTTAACCAAAAAACTGTGTTAAAGTTTATATTACCTTATCATAGATTTTTGTTCCCCACACTGTTGTGTTATTCAATTCACCTGGACGAGCACCTGTGAAAGAGCGTCTACCTGCTCTACCTGGTCTTATGTGCTGGATGAGCTGGGGCGAGATGTGCAAGATCGCTTCCTTTTGGGTTCATCCACAAGGTTGTCATTTATTTGTTGTAATTTATTAACAGTAACAACTAATTTTAAAGTAATGGTTGGGTTTCTCTAATATAACTATTATTCAATGACTATATATTAATGCAGAATAATGTATAGCTAAAGGACATATTgtttaaaaaggaaagaagTAAAAGAGTGTTTGTTCAAGCTTATTGCAAGTACGCTGTCATGATTGGAAAATCACTTTTGGGAactaaaaacatacagtataaaacaCCTGTTTTACACAAGAGATAAGAAGGCTACATGGGGGACGTTCTACTGAAGAGCATACTGATATGGTTCTGCCAAGTGTGTTGACCATAGTAGCTGTCTAAAGTAAACTGTTCAGTTTACCTTCTAAAGTGTCACATTTCTTTCATGATTGCTCTtgtaattttacttttttcctgTGTTGGAGAATCTGGAATGCACCTTGGatggatatgtttttttccaaCCACTGATAAAAAgcactcagttttttttttttttgcacctcaTCTGAACTTTGGACATTGTTTTGCCTTGACTGGCATTGACCCCTGTACAGTGATGTCTACAGTGACACCCTTCCACACGGTGCGGCAGTGAGACACCAATAATACATCTGATCAGTCATGAGCTTGACACCAGTTCAGGCTAATGCCTTTACTTCTGATAGAGGTGCATGTGGAAGAAGATCCTTTACACTGAAAAGCCAAATGAGCAAGAAACATAAAGTATATTATGGTTAAAAAACTTTAATTCCGGAGTGTCTCGTGGCGTAGCCTgcagagcactgtccacatgctcgCTGCACGCCTCAATGCTAGCAGTTTGATTCCAACCATGTGACCTTTGTCAcgcgtctctccctctctcttttctgttcttcttgtctctctacactgtcctgtccagtaAAGCTGAAAAGCCTATAATCTTTCATTCCAGCTAGCTGCTGTTATGGTGTCTTTTTCAACAGATATCCGGATTATATTCCATTTTTCCCATGACGCACAGGAActggcgccgtgggctatgcgtggcaaattgtgctcagtcagtcagtcagtcactcactcactcactcacggacaacctttgaggGAGGTTTGGTGGGGCGCATGTGCAGGTGGGCAGGTGGTAcgacacaacatttttaagcacagctttatcgcctaacgttattttagctaaccctaacatgttcgcgtttcgcctactttagttaacctagttagtgcatacggatgctatcctgcatgcctgagtaggagctaaggacacacagctacaaccaccaaTACAGACGTATGGACacatggaggacaacaaataacgttacagaggtgaggacgcgccatagctagctagctatatagtacggagggcaaaatggagctttagaatgtcgccagcgcgtgagctcgacaacacatttctcatagaaaaggtcatttgtagcctttttttagttACAGTGGTGATACAAGTGACAAGaagtaagtggtactgtgctgttagcctttattgatcacCATATAAAGTTAATGTAAAGTAGATAGCATAATCTGACAGctctaacccataaaaatgtactatgAACGGTACTTGCTCAATAGAACggtgaatgtgaaaaacatttgattacagtcagcggcaccgaaatgttctgtcacaccctcaataaacggcaaaactctcggtagaagattgaattaaatcttttaaagttatatattttctgaaacattatcgattccgcttggtcacagtgagtgaaactaggcaaTCTGAgtgtatagtttctatgtaaattacgtcaaaaggattcagccttgttgtttgctacctaaacttcacagcacagttattgccgttatcatgattgtagcatgaagtaactattttcaaaatccatttaaaccattcacaaatgacctgggactttgaagttataaggTGGTATCAagtctccagtgaaaatattgccCTGGCtatatcagtcagaattctgagagaaccaactgccatatatgagcatgtaaaatcaaccaaaaaatatagttgcgccgtgggtctggacggtttcatgtttgttttctcattgtGGAGGAAAACATAGGATGGAAGAGCATATTTAAGAATGAACAgtattggttttgtttttgttatcgCCCAGCAATAAAACCTTTGTTTCAGCTAATCAAGGTTCTGCACTGAAGATAGTTGATATGTCAAATCAGGTGTTAAAGAGCCAGACAAGAACAAAAGCATGTTCCCATACTGGTCTTTCTCATCCCTAACAAAGGGGAACTAAACCCTTAACATACCTACATaccttttttgccattttttcccattttctgtgtatcacagtcctggtcgatgcgttatcctctgtcagtctggggagggtgtagactaccacatgcctcctccgatacatgtagAGTCGCCAGCtacttcttttcacctgacagagaggagtttcactgggagagcgtaacgcacgcggaggttcacgctatctctcccagatcccctccctgctgaacaggcgccccgaccaaccagtaggagtcgctaatgcagcgATCAGGattcataccctcaccggcttcccacccgcgaacacagCCAATTGTGTTCAAAGGAACATCttaccaagccggaagtaccgctgccgtgATAACATACCTATATACCTTTATTAAATAGTCTCCATAACCATGTTTTCTTTCATATGTGTTGTGTAAAAATAGCAATCAATTTCCAGGCTTTAATAAAAGATACAggtgattctgtgtgtttatctaTTGGTCTGTCTTCTTCATTGGAATGTTTTCAGCTTATACTGCCATGCAGctgaatttatcattttatctgAAACCCTGCAGTATGGTATTGTGCAGTACTAAACAgtataatttcaaataatttctgcTTTCACTTGTTCACTATTTGAAATAGGTTGCAACACTTCAAATTGCCACTGCATCACCTGCAGTGATTTTACACACTGTCCACTAGTGATGGAAGCAATGGCTCTGACATATTACCACAGGTTGCCTGCATGAGAATGAATTAgttgattacatttatatttgaattattacTTATATTTTAACGAATTAATTTATCTTTCTTCAGAAAATTGCATTAAATAACACAATTAGCATACAAATCGAACCTTGAACATGAACGAGCAATGAttttattatcataatttttttcctgcctTTTTTGAGAAAAAGCTGTTGAAACATCAGTTTTGCAACGCCTGAGGACACTTGGGAAACATTAAAGACATTACTATTTTGGTAAAACATTATTGTCACTAAAGTCTCAAATGTTTCGTCACGAATTTTTCAAACGCACCCACATCGCTGGAGGAATACCCGCATAATCGCAGATTCCGTTTTAGCACCGCGGACAGTTCCATTCTGCGACGCTAGCTGACACTGACAGCGAGTATATAAAGGGTGAGAAATGGCTGGATCCGCACACCAGCACAGCAATACTGCAGAACGGATTTAGCTACAGTATGCAGTATCTCTCAAGTTCTCCTCATAGGAGAATCAGAGAAGAATATTCACGGACTGCATATCTCGGATCATCTACTTCACAAATATTGAAGAGCTCAACGAGCACTGCGTCTTCCTCTTCAGTCAAAAGATACAGCGTGATGCTGCATAGGGAATTGGGGACGATTCCAACCAACAACCTTGATTTTGCAGGAGATACACAGATGAACAGGAATGAGAAAAAACTGCTTCAGGAAGTCAACCGCCGCTTTGCACAGTTCATAGAAAAGGTTCGTTGTTTAGAAAATCACAACAAATCTTTAGAGAAAGAAATCGAAGATATTAGGCAAAGGAGACAATCGTCTTCTCTGGCACAGCAGTACGACCCTGTGATTAAAGATTTAAGGAAACAAGTGTATGACATTGCCAAAACAATTCGACAGATTGAGGTAGAACTTGATCACTTAGAGGAAGAGTTGTACTCTTTACAATCAAAATGTGAGCAAGAATTTCATTATAGGACAAACACTGAAAGTGGTATTGTGACAATGCAAACGCATATTAATGACGCACATCTATCCAAAACGGAATTAGACAAAAAAGCCCAATCCCTTGTTGAAGAAATACATTTCctaaagcaaaaacacaaagaggAGGTATCAGAAATGATGGCTCAAATCCACGAGGCTCAGCTTAGTACTGAAACGAAAGGTCCTGGAACCGCAGACATCACAACGGCTTTGAGGGACATTAGGAGGCAACTTGAAGGACGCGCGTGCTCTGGCATTCAGCAAGCAGAGCAATGTTTCCTGGCTCAAGCGGAAAACATTATGGAAGCCGCTGAAATACATCGAAAAACGCTCGAGGCTACGAAGCAAGAAATCGCAGAACACAAGAAGCTGCTACAAACTGAAAACATCGGGCTAGATACATTAAAAGGCGCAAAAGAGGCTCTTGAGAAGCGACTGAACGCCCTCGAAGAAGACCATGGTGCGGAAGTCAGTCAATACCAGGTATCGATAAGTCGTGTGCATTATAATCTTCATGAAGGTATTTAGGCAACACTATCAAAGTTTTGAATTTAGCCATATTTATAGTACAGCATAGTAGTAATCCCAGTGTTATGCGATTTTGAATGCAGAGTAAATGCACCCATTAGCTCAAGGTCTAATGTAAATATGTACTAAACAGTAAAAGCGATTAAATTGtagcacaatttattttttatctttacattacattacattacaataactTGGTAGACACTCTGCAGAGTGACGTAGTGAGTTCAGTGAACGTACTGTGGGAAGGTATTAGTCGGATATTTCGAAAGATGcctatatatatagtgtgtgtttaCTAGGTCCAACCAAAGACTTTAAACTTTagacttgctttttaaattatgaatgttttGAGTCTTAATAGTGCAATATTATTAAGTCAGATATGGTAGATATAGTGAGAATAAGCAGTTATTCTGACAGACAATAATTACAATGTAGATAGTATAATTGTCTCATGATCTGTGGTTTTAACTTGTGAAATCTGTGTTTTTGCAGGACACTATAAGACGGTTGAAGTTTGAGCTTACAAACTCTAAGTTTGAGATGTCTGGTTACTGTCAGCAATATCAAGATCtgctaaatgtgaaaatggcttTAGATGTGGAAATTGCCTCTTACAGGTAATAATAAGCAAATGTCTGATCTGTGGAAGAATACCAGAagataatataatgtaaataatgtaaccTAAATAATTGGTATcaataaaattctgttttattatctTGCTGGTTCCTGATTCCGTGCCAAACAGGTCATGAAACAGGTCACCGAAATACAAGTTTCACAGCCAAAATAATAACTGCACCAAAACACAACTGTAATCACCATAGCAACAAAAATAACTTGGAAGATGAGCGCTTAAtacaattcattattattatttttattaaacccACAAACCCCAGTTGAATCAACTGTGGTAGTCAAGAAAAAGCTgccatttgttttaatattgagTTTGGATTGAACTAGGTGTGGGTTTTCCTTTAAgcttctgacataatgtggcctCAACGGATATTAAAAGTGTTtcattaagaacaattaacgGTCTGTTGAAAATGCGCTTAGAACACATGCTAGAATGCACATGGGGCCCCCACACTGTTTTAGGATATATTCATACATAAGGCATTCATAAGTATATTCTTACTGGATAATGTTAAATGAACATCACAAGAAAACCtgctatgttatgttaccaCATAATTGTTACCttataattgtatttacattttattttaattattatttgtaacttctttttttaaggcaACTCTTGGAAGGGGAAGAAATGCGACTTCATTCCTGCACCGAGGGCCCAGTGCCATATGTGTACAGACAGTCCCCCGTCTACACACTGCCATATTTTACCATCCAAAGGGGCCGGCGCTACAAGGTTATGCCCCGGTATAAGTTTGTGGAAGAGATCATAACTGAAACAACAAGGGAAGTGGAGCTGTCTGAGACTGAGGAGACAGAGTCCGAGAGATCTAGTACCGAAGGAGCTTGTGGTGATAAAGAGAAGGATAGTGCTGATGGGGAGGGAGAATTGGCTGAGGTCGAGGGGACACTAGAGGAAGAGGATGCTGCAGGATCAGAGGAAGAGCGAGGGGCACCGTCAGCTAAAGCTACAGCCGATGCAGCAACcggagaggaggatgaaggTGAGGAAGGTCTTATGGGGACCCGAGGTCTGGCTGATGCAGATGAAAACTGGAAAGAGCAGTGGGCCAGGGCCATGTTAAAACACCAGAGTACTGAAACAGAAGACATGGCAGTACGAACAGAGGAGGGTCATGATGCAGAAAATACTGCTGAAGATACGGGAGAAGGCTTTgtagaaaaaacacaggaataCAGGAGCATGGCTATTTTACACGCAGAGCAGCTTATCACAGAGCGAGAGGCACAAGAGAAATGTGTAGGGTCACAGATTACAGACTCTTCTGGGCTCCTAGAGCTGGGTTTGATAGAACAGTCACCCCCTGGTGGCCCTACTCCAGGCAAACCCCAAgaaggaaatgaaagagaaaaagataaaatgtttaCGGGAGGGAAAGAGCTGTCCGGGACAAAGGAGACCGTTGAGAAAGAGGTTTATGGCCTAATTAAGGTCAAGGAGTCAGTGCAGCCAGAGCCAGAGATTTTGGCTCACAGTGataaagaaaagcaaacttCAGATGTTGTGGCGAAACCAGAAGAAAATCCAGCAAAAGGGACAGTGGATCCTGTGAAGTCACCACTAGATCAATTTTGTTCAAGGCTTGCATGCAGTACAAAATGTGAACCAGATGCACCGTTAATCACCATTGCAGCAACAAAAGACATCCCAGAGAAGTGCTTGGAAAGCCTGATCAAATCAGAGGGCATACGCTCTCCAGCAACAACTCAAAAAGCTACACCTGGATTGGAAACATTCTGCAAAAAAGGAACCCACAATTCTTAAAGAAGAACGTTCCAGTGAAATAAAACTAAACCAAATCAGCAGTGATGCAATGGAAGACCCAGGAGAGAAATCACCGGTCACAGTCATAGGTGGGGACATAAAACCATAGAGGATGCATTGCCAGGAAGGAAGACACTGGCTTGAATATATCCTCCAAATCACGGTGGAGTTATCCTCCACAGGAAGAAGGTACgagagaaaaagacagcagGAGGATGGAGGACcccattcaaaaaatatttgatatgaAATTTGTCAAACCTaagaaaagacacaaaaacaacagtgtGTCAATTAGAAGATATGTCTCCAAAGATGGCTGAACCAGCACTTAAGACAGAAAAGGCCAAAGAGGTCATTGGGATGCCGGAAACATCCGGCTGACTAAGGTCATAGGATATTCCACTGGGAAATCTGATGACGGCTAAAACAACCATGGAAGCACAATATCCCTCAGAGAGTTCTCCAGTGCCACAGGAAGGGATAATAACAGGAAGCGTTTCCCTGGGATTTGTAAGAGAAGAGATATCCTGGTAATTTAGTCTGAGTATTTTACACACAGATGATAGTTGATTTTATAAAAGGATATTCATGACGAAACCACTTCtcataaacacagaaaaaatcatTATGTACAAATGTACTGTCAATCTCAATTTAACATGTACATTCATTTCTGCTGTGCATGAGCCTACAAATAAAGCAATAACTtgtcttcagaaaataaatataatttgaatgcTGTATGGTTCCTCTTGTGGTAATGTttgatgtcatttattttatgtcattcCTTTTTTATATCACTGATGATCTCACTTGTGTTAAATCTGTGCCAAAAATGCAGTGGTGCCCAGACTGAAAAGATTTATTAAGCAATTCACTCATATCTTTGTACACCAGCAATAAAATGGAATTGCTTatagacaacagaaatgaataaCAACTGAGCAATATCTCTGGTTCCGAGCTCATTTCAGGATTATTTAATCTGTGAATGGCTATtttcaaacattacattacaggcatttagaagacgctcttatccagagcgacttacacaactttttacatagcattttacatggtatccatttatacagctggatatatactgaagcaatgcaggttaagtaccttgctcaagggtacaacggcagtgtccttacccgggaatcgaacctgtgacctttcggttacaagcccagttccttacccactgtgctacactccgtcctcagaTGTGACTTTTTTAATGTCACACGCAttaatacgcacacacacacatacaaacacatacacacacacacacacacacacacacacacacatcatacacacagtgtgcaatatacagtacagtgataTTTGAGTGAGCTCACAGCAGGCTTTTTTTCGGGGgttacactcacacatgccTCAGTGAGGACTTACTGTGAACCTAACTGCAGAAAAGCCCCCGCGCATACACAAGTATGCGTGCTTTACATCACCGCACTGATGAATTATCATATAGTAACAGAGCGTAGATCCACTATCAGATATGTCCATGGGTTTAGAAATTAGCATATTGGTACCAGTCCATTCATTTTTGGATCTTGAGGAAGAATAATGTTAGTTTGGTAGAATGTCCTTGTGATGCCTCTCGTGTTCTACTTTGATAGGTGCTCAGCTACTTTTGGTTCAGAACACTAGCCGCATTTAGGAAACTATTTGAGCTTTTCAGCTCTCATTTCTTCTCAATGTCATCAATGAAAATAGAAACCACAAACTTTCTCCTGAACATAGCTCTGAAATCCTAGACCGTATCCTTAACAATGGCAAATTGTGTtacacagttgtttttttttgactgaataaaaaagtaCAATTTCTGTTCAAATGTGGCAGTCATTTAAACACAGTTTCCAGCATTCTTTGCCCTCCAAGTCAATTAAATGATCATATTTTCACCCTTCTTTTCAATGTAATTTGGCTGCCATTGTAAATTGACTGATTGATGTCAAGCCCTCAAAGTCAATATATGAGGGTGGTCTACTTCATAGGCTTGTAATGGGTCAAATTTAGGGAAACCATCTTGAACAGAAACATTAATTATATGAAAAGGCTATTGATACTGTAATGCAGTCCAATCTCTGTTGgattttttgtaaatacagtGGAAAAAATTGGCCCACTGCACAACGAAATGCACAATCCGCAATCCGCCTCAGATCTTCTTGTCTCCGAGGCTCCGTTAGTCAGGTGACGCGTGTCAGCTGATAacctacagcacacacagaacatgGCCGACCTGTCAGAAAACCGATGAGAAAACGGGACATTAAAGCTTCGTTGTAGCGCACAGtcttaaaaataaagtgaaaagcAGTACCCGAAGAACGTTACTGCCAAAAGGTAAGAACAATGACTCCACGCTAGCTTAGGCAGAGATTGATGAGCTGCTACATGCTGCCAAGTGCTGTAAAGCTAATTGTAGTTCTAGCTAGGGAATAGCTGTACacttttgttccttttttgtgATATGCGAGCGTTAGCTAGACTagtttttagaaaatgaaagtAATGCTGAAAGACAGAGTCAGCCTGCACGCATTTTAGCTAGCCCAATAAGCTAGCTGTGGCTGAGCTTTTCCGTCTTTGATAACTAGAATACGATATCTatggttgttttgttttatattgtgcGAATTGCGAAGCAGTATTGGTTTTGAAAGGCAAGCTAAGTAACTAAGTTTTGTGATCCAAACTGGCCCGAATTACATTAATAACGCTGGTGGCTAACTAGAAGTGCCACCGTATGGTAGCTATTCTCTATGTAAATATTAGTGTACAGTGTATTGGCTAGCTTTATTGCTAAGCAATTATTGCAGGGCTACCAAATTTTAATTGTTAACCAGCGAGCGAAGTTAGCTATTTCGGAAGGATGTAACAATATCCGCATGCTACTACAGTCTACAGTCGTTGCTGATGCTAGTAATTCTCAATAATTCCGAATGGTTACCTAGATAGTTCCCAGCCTAGTAAGTGCTATAGTTTCTCTGTTAAATGTCATTCAGcagaaataaatttttaaaaatgctcgTTTGTTTTTGCGTGACAGTAGCTTGCGAGTTTGAATTAGAATGAAGAAGCTCCAGGTTCTGGAGTTATGCAGTTACAGGCCAGTAGTTATAGCCTGTACCTGTTTTCCATACACACGTTCATTGGTAATGAACTTATGATAAAGCTATGATCAAATGAAGAGAACAGTAGGCTAATCACGAGTTTGCTACATTTAGGTGAATTACTACtttatgtgttgtgtgtgggtgttgtgtTGCAATGTTGTAATGTGTGTGGGTCTTGTGTTGCCGTGTTCTAACGTGTGGGTGGTGTGTTGCAGTGTTCTAACGTTTGGGTGGTATGTTGCAGTGTTCTAACGTGTGCGTGGTGTGTTACAGTGTTCTAACGTTTGGGTGGTATGTTGCAGTGTTCTAACGTGTGGGTGGTGTGTTGCAGTGTTCTAACGTGTGGGTGGTGTGTTGCAGTGTTCTAACATGTGGGTGGTGTGTTGCAGTGTTCTAACGTGTGGGTGGTGTGTTGCAGTGTTCTAACGTGTGGGTGGTGTGTTGCAGTGTTCTGATGTGTGGGTGGTGTGTTTGTAGTGTTCTAACGTGTGGGTGGTATGTTGTAGTGTTCTAACGTGTGGGTGGTGTGTTGCAGTGTTCTAACGTGTGGGTGGTATGTTGCAGTGTTCTAACGTGTGGGTGGTGTGTTGCAGTGTTCTAACGTGTGGGTGGTGTGTTGCAGTGTTCTAACGTGTGGGTGGTATGTTGCAGTGTTCTAACGTGTTGGTGGTGTGTTGCAGTGTTCTAACGTGTTGGTGGTGTGTTGCAGTGTTCTAACGTGTGGGTGGTGTGTTGCAGATGAGTGCAGTGTCGCCGGCCGTGCCTAACGGGCCTAACGGGCCTAGTGAACAGAACGGGACGGGTGAGCAGGTGTGGGAGAGGCCATGGTCCTTGGAGGAGATTCGCAAGACCAGCGCTAACTGGTCTCTGGCTGCTGactctggagtaagacagaggAACATGCATCTCGGATCATTAATTTTGAGAATCTTAaatgttattgcattttttaattatgtctgttttttacTGGGAAAAGGGACATTAATCAATAAGAGTTTCAAACTTAGAATTTCATCTGTACATGAGGGAAATACTTGAGCTCTGCAGATTTTATTGTTTCCATCTTCTGAATACATATGAACACTCAGGCTATTAGCAGTTATAAGGGTTATGAGGCTACATTGTGACAGCCATTAGGATTAAATCTATATGTCCTAAAGATGTTCCAAGCATCTATTCAGGCTCAGCGCAGGTTGCAGGATCTCCCCGGGCAGGTAGATGTAACCCAAGCTGTTGAAGATGGTCCTCTTTTCTAAAAGTCTGTCCACAAATTTCTTTCAGATGTTCCGAGTTAGAAACTTATCTAAAATAACTTTCTATAACAAAAAGGTGACATGAAGGCTACAACTGGAGATTTAACAAGCACTTTATAGAAAAGGTAATAAGCACCGTAGCACAAAATATACTGGGATGCTACAGTTCCA
It encodes:
- the LOC118217785 gene encoding neurofilament medium polypeptide; protein product: MQYLSSSPHRRIREEYSRTAYLGSSTSQILKSSTSTASSSSVKRYSVMLHRELGTIPTNNLDFAGDTQMNRNEKKLLQEVNRRFAQFIEKVRCLENHNKSLEKEIEDIRQRRQSSSLAQQYDPVIKDLRKQVYDIAKTIRQIEVELDHLEEELYSLQSKCEQEFHYRTNTESGIVTMQTHINDAHLSKTELDKKAQSLVEEIHFLKQKHKEEVSEMMAQIHEAQLSTETKGPGTADITTALRDIRRQLEGRACSGIQQAEQCFLAQAENIMEAAEIHRKTLEATKQEIAEHKKLLQTENIGLDTLKGAKEALEKRLNALEEDHGAEVSQYQDTIRRLKFELTNSKFEMSGYCQQYQDLLNVKMALDVEIASYRQLLEGEEMRLHSCTEGPVPYVYRQSPVYTLPYFTIQRGRRYKVMPRYKFVEEIITETTREVELSETEETESERSSTEGACGDKEKDSADGEGELAEVEGTLEEEDAAGSEEERGAPSAKATADAATGEEDEGEEGLMGTRGLADADENWKEQWARAMLKHQSTETEDMAVRTEEGHDAENTAEDTGEGFVEKTQEYRSMAILHAEQLITEREAQEKCVGSQITDSSGLLELGLIEQSPPGGPTPGKPQEGNEREKDKMFTGGKELSGTKETVEKEVYGLIKVKESVQPEPEILAHSDKEKQTSDVVAKPEENPAKGTVDPVKSPLDQFCSRLACSTKCEPDAPLITIAATKDIPEKCLESLIKSEGIRSPATTQKATPGLETFCKKGTHNS